cgtcattttggataatttttttgtaaaatgaaaaaaataaaaaacgacggacaatttcatagaatttatccaaaatagtcTTTTGATAAAATCAATGATGACTATTActtttgacagtcaatatatataaacacaattttgagagtatattttatttttaatttttaatttttaatttcacaaatttatacaaaatgacgttgttttgatacattaacggatgactaacacatttaacactcaatattgaaataagcacgattttgagagtctatgtaatatttttttattttggttttgttcaatgtgaaatacgcactattataaagttcgtgaaggaatagacacgacgcataaagttcatatagtattttaaaaaatttgtttagttcagtatggaatacgcactactacaaagttcgtgaaggaataggcaCGACGCGTAAAGTTCATATTGAAATAGGCACTTTTTCCTTGTTATGTGTCGTCTATTTTCGTGGAGACGCCATGTAGATAATtgcttttaagttttaacctAGGAAAAACAAGGGTTTGCACTTCAAACATAATTCCACTAGTATTTTATCAATCAATAAAAgttgcaaaataaaaaaatgcaaaaatgCAAGTTTGCATTTTTGcagtaaaaatataaagaattttCATTAAGTAGAAAAACGAGTTCTAAAAGATTATCATGCaatgtttttacaaaattaacattttcATGTTATTAAACTATATGCTAataaccttttaaatttttaaataaatagcaataattTTTGTAGTGGTAAATAGTTATGTTGTAAATAaagttataatataaattattttgtaatattatttgataaatagtAATAATATTGTAGTgataaatagtattttaatcaattttagttattttcaacTTGTTTTCCTTATGACAAAGTgaatactaataaaatattttgatcaatttAATATGCATTCTATCAttccataaattttaaattttcccacaacttaatttattttttcatcagCTTAACTATTTTCCGCGATTCAGCGATGGTTACCAATCAGAGCCTAATATCCCATTCGAAAAACCAAACTGAATCACAATTGAAAAATATTGGATTGGATCTAAAACTTTTTAcctaaaaaataaaactgaatccatcaaaaaaatatttaaataatcgaTAATATCTGAATCATAATTATGTAttcaaatacattaattattttagatttatattgataaaatattcaaaatacataaaaatattgtatcaatataaattaattaatgtatttgaatatataattatgattcggatattttgaatattttatcaatataaatctaaattaattaatgtatttgaatatataattttgatttagATATTAacaagtatttaaatattttgttttagtggattcagttttattttttggGTAAAAAGTTTTAGATCCAAtccaatattttatataatttaaatagatACTCAAACTGataatgaatcaaatcaaatcaatccCGAACTAAGATTAGTAAATATCTGAATGAAATCTAAATTTCTATCTCCGATAATTTGAAATCTAGATAAATCCAAGCCGAACCTTAACAACTACACATAAAATGGTGTAAACTGACAGAAAATAAAAGTGGTAAGAGTAAAGGggaatatttatgatttaggtaAAGAAGGGATGTAGCATATTGGGTGGGTATAATTATGGAAAATTAAATCACGCGTCCGATAAAGGAGAGAATCGAAAAATATTGATGGCAAAAGTTGTAATTTCTATGTGACTAGATTTGCAAAGGGAGAGCATGCTAACATAAATAGATCATAAACAGAGAGAGACCCAAAGACAAAGCCACAaaggagaaacagagagaagaagatggcTCGGGAAGAAGGGCAAGTGATCGCATGTCACACCGTGGAAGCATGGAACGAGCAACTCCAAAAGGGCAATGACTCCAAAACTCTTGTAATCTCTTTTCATAGTCTCGATCTGTCTCACAATACAATACGTTTGTTTTCTGCCGCTTAGAACGATGCTTGACAAACCGTATCTAAATTAACATGCGATACATCTATACGTACATAGcaattgaaatattttcttctttcttgaaTCTGAATTACCATATATTAGATTCTAGGGTTAGAATATATCGTATTAATCATGAGAGTTAGCGAGTCATATTTGATGATTCTATGAAACTAAAAGACTAAGTAGAAATGTTTACTCTGAAAGACTGCAACGACTATTGTATGTGTTACAAACTATTGTAGCTTTAACGTTGTTATGACATGATTGGTCTCTTTTCATtgtattgttaattttttttaattaaatgataGAGGGTTTAATTGTTGAAGGTGGTGGTTGATTTCACGGCTTCTTGGTGTGGACCATGTCGTTTCATAGCTCCATTCTTTGCTGATTTGGCTAAGAACCTCCCTAATGTGATTTTCCTGAAGGTTGATATTGACGAATTGAaggtaaaaatacaaaaaactcAACCATGTTTTCTCTTTATTCATCCTCTTTGTTGAGAGAGTTTGTTTTTAATTCTTATATGATCAAAAGATCTCACAAGttacctttttgtttttgtatggaACAGTCAGTGGCGAGTGACTGGGCCATTGAGTCGATGCCGACCTTCATGTTCATGAAAGAAGGAAAGATTGTAGACAAAGTTGTTGGGGCCAGGAAAGATGAGCTTCAGTCTACTATTGCCAAACACTTGGCTTAACTACACCCTTTTAGCTTTGACATGTCTTCTGTCTTAAGACTATTAAGTCATTGGTTAATTCCTTTCTATTTACTCTTGAGATGTTATGACTTTGTTCCCGCCTTTGTTATGAATGCCTTTGCTATGAATATTATGATGATTCCTGTTTAATCTTATCTGATAAGATCTGTTAGAATTTGATGAATTATTATTTTGCTTTGTTTATCCCAGTTGCTTTTTGCTTTTTCTACTTTCGTCTGCTTCTCCTAAAAAGAAATTTGCTTACAATGGATGTGACTAAAAGACAGTTTAAAAAAATGAGGCAGCTAATGGTGGTGTTCCTTAGCTGAAGACGGGAAAGCTCACTGGCCTTGTTTGGATACagatgaaaatatgtttaaataagGTGTTTTGATGTTGCCCTTCAGGTTTCACAAAGGCTATTTCAGCATCCTTGCCTCTGTTCGAACCTATCAGTTTCAATAGCTTAATGTCTTTCAAAATTTCccttctaaaatcataaaaaggcATTATCAGCTTTACAAAATGGTACTTTGACGATGTACacgatatataaatttatgtttatgtcAAATAACAAACCTTTGATTATCTTGAGGATATTCGTGATGCTATTCACTGGGGAGAGTCTGTATTCACATTGAACCCGCAAGTCAGTAATAAAATAGTCTTAatcaataattttatcaatGCAAAATAAGAAGTATGATTGTGAATCATTTAGTGATAGATTGTAAACGGACTAGCCTTGTAGTTTTCTGAAAGCTCGACAAAAAAATATGCTTGTCATTTTTGTGACCTCCTGAAGACAACCATATATATAGAGTTGTGTACAATTGCAAGTTTTGCTAGATATTCTTTGCATAATGAAAGAGTGGTGTACAGTATATGTATGTTagtttcaatatttaatattggACTTTGTTGGCAAAATAGAATCTAATATTGGATTTGTAATCTGTATTTATATGGTAATTGACCATAtctatatctaatctattaatttagggattatctactatttgaagttctcatttaaattttggactctttcataattgttgctagaatatatcatgcttCCTATACAATgtaacctaccaacttaaattaaaccaaatcttaaccatagattagttaaacttaaccagtaacacttttataatatgtttggttaatctcttaatataattagatcataaaAAACTGAATCACTCTTAAATCAATGAGtttcatatcattccagacataagagaaaaaaatatccgactcatttataatgtaagcatacaaagaccatgtatgcttatgctcattgatcttccaaaaaccaaataattgtggcatagaccaacataggctcatgttcgtatcactaactttacttccatatatttactcttcgcctacatcatatcacaacatacacaggtatgcaagaacatgattttttttgttcaaacaaccaaataattgtggtatatggtcagtagattttttaaatatgttttttatatattacattttacaagactatgtgtataagtttttttttgaaaaatggcataactatgtgtataagttaaaaggtaaaaggtgtgacaatGCAAATTATtgtactaaaaatgaaaaaagattaaatacaaactaataacaagtacaacacaaattataacactattaaattctatatatatttaataaaatattatatatgtctaatatgtatatatataaatgttacacaaaatatatataatattatacacacatattatatataccatatattattaattgaaatttgacaaatcaatttttgccctttagggcgggtcctaatctagtttcACATTAAGGGTTCCTTCCATATATGAATTTATTGTCGTTAATGGCATATGATATTTTGCTCCTTTATGTGGCGATCTGATGATCCAGATTCTTTAGTGGTATAAAATTACGACGCAAATCTCGtcacatattatattaattagattttaatcaatttatattaatagTTATTCTTTTaatctcattttatttttactagctcatgtttttttttccttttataaaaagCTAATTGACGACGAGAAGCAGGAGAGAATCTAGACTTTTGTATGCACAAAtggtaaaagaaagaaaaactatgcAAACGTGAAAATAAGAACTTCAAAACTCCCTTGAAAATTCAGTGAGTAATCACTGGATTCTTACAAAGTTCAAAAACCTCCTTTTATCCTTGATCCTCTTCTGCTGATACTAATAAATAGCAGAGAGAACTTAAATCAAataaagcaaaaacaaaaaaaagatacaagCAGAAAACCCTAACAGACTAAAGAAAGAAGGGTTTTGCTTGATCTCGACGTagttttataaaacaaaactacaTAAAATCCTAATAATAACTGTAACCATATCCACCCGGATAAGAATACTGATGTTGGTAAGGTTGCATAGCCGGCGGCCCTGCAGGCCAATAAGGCGTTGATTGGCCAAAGTAAGAGTTTTGATAGCTGTTGCCAAAATTAGAATGATGATGTATTCCGGTTTTCACAAAGGCCATTTCAGCATCTTTGCCTTTCCTCGAAGCCATCAATTTCAATAGCTTGTTTGGGTCGCCTTGACCCGTTACGTATGCCATTCCTTCGTCCACGTCTATCCAAAAGTTTCCTCCTAAACCataaataaaaactcataatcagaaaataaattatttgagaCGGTATATAAATGTCAAAATGTGTGTATACGAAATGAAAGTGTACAAACCTCTGATTTTCTTGAGAATTTTCGTCATGCTCTTGTGCCACTCGGGTGAGTTAGTGTTCAATTTGAACCCACAAGTCTGCAAGAAAACGTTCGAATAATCTTAAGAAAAGGTAACATACAAATAGCAAGAATTATAAATACATGAAATGAGAACACATGACGATTAAAAACGGACCAGCCTTGTCGTCCGACGATTTGAGAAAAACATGCTTGTcatcttttatataaatgaacTCGTGAAGAAGACTATGTATGTAGTTGAAAGTTTTTGTTTTCCTGTGAAAAAATGAACGGGAACggtgtatatatttatattaattggCTTCGATGATGCAATACTGGATATTTAAATCTGTATCTAATATGGTAATTACCATATCCATATTTTACATAATGGGTTTCATATTTGGAATCAGTGTCGTTAATGGGATAATATTTGCTTTCCTTATGTGGCATACTTTGGGATTACTGTCGTTAGAAAATTAGAACACAAGTCTCTCTCTCCAGCTCCATATCTTCAGACAATAAACACACATATTTTGTTTATTGCAATCTACgtgattttagttttaatacGATATACGGAATAACGTATTATGGGCCTTTATTAGGCCAACGTAGAACACCACACTCATTAGcccaattataattttttcggCCCATTATAGCTCACTGTGGTATTCAGGGTTTAGCGGAGAGTCAAAAGCATCGCAATCTCTTCAGCTAATGCTTTTGGTGAAATGGGGTTCGGTGCGATTAGATCGATTCTCCGACCACTGTCAAGAACCCTAGCCTCGCGTGTCCTCGCAGCTAGCTGCTCGCCTACTGCGGCGATCCCGGCTGCGAGACACGAGGTATGGTCCTCCTTCTCCGGTGGATCGAGGTTGCCATGGATTCCGATGGCAAATCATTTTCATAGCTTGAGCTTAACCGATACTCGGCTCCCGAAGAGACGGCCCATGAGTCATCCCAAGAAGAAAAGATTCAAACTTAAACCTCCAGGTTTGTCTTTTCATTGTTAGTTGCGCTTAAAGATTGATGTTAATGTATCCATTTTAACTAGGGGGTTTTAGCATGAAGAATCTTTTGTGTTACTTTTTGGTGGAACTTGTGATTGTGTGTTTAAAGCTAAAGTTGAGAGTGTTCTTTACTTAAGAAGTTTATGTTAGACAGAGAATATTATAATATGGTTTGGATtgaataaaattgtttttgagGAAAATGCAGGGCCTTATGCATATGTTCAGTATACACCTGGCGAGCCAATTGCTTCAAACAATCCCAACAAGGGTAGTGTCAAAAGAAGGAATGCTAAGAAGCGCATAGGGCAGCGCCGTGCTTTCATACTGGTATGTGTGCTTTCTCTCTCAAgtttgtcttttaaaaaaagatattgaaGTCTTTTGCATATATGTACATTTGGTAGggtgttatttttttatttttatttttattatagatgAGTAATGTGGTTTACTAATGAGATAAGTCTTAATACTTTTTCACAgtctgagaagaagaagagacaagCGCTGGTGCAAGAggcgaagaggaagaagagaatcaaGGAAGTGGAACGCAAGATGGCTAAAGTCGCAAGGGAGCGAGCTTGGGAAGAAAGGCTGGCTGAGCTTCAGCGACtcgaagaagagaagaagaagtcaATGTCTTCTTGAATTGCTTTTTttcattcatccaaaaaaaaacatagaataaatctcttttcttttgaattaGGTTTTGCTCCTACCTTCTTTGTTGTGTTGCCGAGATTCACTCACTCTTGTCTGTCCCTCTACTGTTTCGTAAGAACCGAGAGTTACTTGACGTTTCTTGTCTTTTATAATCTCAGTCATGTGTTTCTTCTTTCTGGAAACTTGTCGAGAGTCTTTTATTCACGTCAACTGGAAGTAACTGAAATCCATGACTCAGAGATCGTTACGTAACATTCAAAATCTCAAATTCTTGTAATAAAAGTCTTCACTAGGTTCATCCCTTCCATCATATCAAGAATCATGAAAACAAGCTTagtgagagagaagaagatcaagacCAACGGGATTTGGTTAAACGTTGCTGAGAAAGGAGACGAAAGAGGACCTTTGGTTCTGTTACTCCATGGCTTCCCCGAGACATGGTTCTCGTGGCGTCACCAGATCGATTTCTTGTCCAGCCATGGCTACCACGTGGTTGCTCCAGACCTCAGAGGCTACGGTGACTCCGAGTTCCTTCCAAGCCACGAGTCTTACACTGTGAGCCACCTTGTCGCTGATGTCATCGGTTTGCTTGATCACTACGGCACTGCTCAGGTTAGATATAGagattttacatttttgataaaaagaagaaaaaaaattagaggattacaattattgtttttgtttcttactGGTTAAATAGGCTTTTGTGGCTGGACATGACTGGGGATCAGTTATAGGTTGGTCTCTATGCTTGTTTAGACCAGACAGAGTCAAAGGTTTCATAAGTCTCTCTGTTCCATATTCTCCAAGAGATCCAAACCTCAAACCTTCAGAGTTTTCCAAAACCTTTGGAGATGGGTTATACATCACTCAGTTTCAGGTAAACTTTTCAAGATTTGTTGTGGTTTTGTTTCTA
This window of the Raphanus sativus cultivar WK10039 unplaced genomic scaffold, ASM80110v3 Scaffold2061, whole genome shotgun sequence genome carries:
- the LOC108830227 gene encoding thioredoxin H1 — translated: MAREEGQVIACHTVEAWNEQLQKGNDSKTLVVVDFTASWCGPCRFIAPFFADLAKNLPNVIFLKVDIDELKSVASDWAIESMPTFMFMKEGKIVDKVVGARKDELQSTIAKHLA
- the LOC130505174 gene encoding uncharacterized protein LOC130505174, which translates into the protein MTKILKKIRGGNFWIDVDEGMAYVTGQGDPNKLLKLMASRKGKDAEMAFVKTGIHHHSNFGNSYQNSYFGQSTPYWPAGPPAMQPYQHQYSYPGGYGYSYY
- the LOC130505176 gene encoding uncharacterized protein LOC130505176, which produces MGFGAIRSILRPLSRTLASRVLAASCSPTAAIPAARHEVWSSFSGGSRLPWIPMANHFHSLSLTDTRLPKRRPMSHPKKKRFKLKPPGPYAYVQYTPGEPIASNNPNKGSVKRRNAKKRIGQRRAFILSEKKKRQALVQEAKRKKRIKEVERKMAKVARERAWEERLAELQRLEEEKKKSMSS